Proteins encoded together in one Lathyrus oleraceus cultivar Zhongwan6 chromosome 5, CAAS_Psat_ZW6_1.0, whole genome shotgun sequence window:
- the LOC127084155 gene encoding uncharacterized protein LOC127084155, translating to MDNSTDDEIEDEFQIEQFLYEVEEEFNNPFLHFPSPSPSPSSSSSSQDQPNAIAIAPPSEFTFNTSIASLHTYLGDVEDTRHRTAFLDGGAILNIPLFCLQGVVLFPGATLPLRVTVSRFVTAIERALSQVDVPYTIGVIRVRRGTGSFTMKAASIGTTAVIRQYARLEDGSLNVVTRGQQRFHLRRCWNDVDGVPYGEIQIIEEDLPLRTPRDAFGKSASSCNMLCRRVEMHRLKNGETDSKANSDEGFDSELSPMDRKIHLSGSASDMMDVLANSSDQEIRSNLDSSIGICSTSGKQSSKEELHRCYKNKPTHIISKAFLPHWVYRMYDSYWLAQKAADMWKQIVGVPSMDSLIKKPDVLSFHIASKIPVSESTRQELLDIDGIVYRLRREIELLETIDFIRCRICQTTIAKRSDMLVMSNEGPLGAYVNPGGYVHEIMTLYKANGLALIGPAVTEYSWFPGYAWTIANCATCRAQMGWLFTTTNKKLRPDAFWGIRSCQLAEEIRRNV from the exons ATGGATAATAGCACCGATGACGAGATTGAAGATGAATTCCAGATCGAACAATTCCTCTACGAAGTCGAAGAAGAATTCAATAACCCCTTCCTCCACTTTCCCTCTCCCTCTCCCTCTCCATCTTCCTCTTCCTCTTCCCAAGATCAACC TAACGCCATTGCAATCGCTCCACCCTCCGAATTCACGTTCAATACCAGTATCGCCTCTTTGCACACATATCTCGGCG ATGTGGAAGACACGCGCCACCGTACTGCTTTTTTGGATGGCGGTGCTATATTGAACATTCCACTGTTTTGTCTTCAAG GTGTTGTACTCTTTCCCGGGGCTACTCTTCCCCTTAGGGTTACTGTTTCTCGTTTTGTGACGGCTATCGAGAGAGCTTTGAGTCAAGTTGATGTTCCTTATACCATTGGTGTG ATTCGGGTGCGCAGGGGAACTGGAAGTTTTACAATGAAAGCGGCAAGCATTGGGACAACTGCAGTG ATTCGGCAATATGCGCGTCTAGAGGATGGTTCGCTGAATGTGGTTACCCGTGGACAACAACGATTTCACCTAAGGCGGTGTTGGAATGACGTGGACGGAGTG CCTTATGGAGAGATCCAAATTATTGAGGAAGATTTACCATTGAGAACTCCAAGGGATGCTTTTGGCAAATCAGCATCATCATGTAATATGCTTTGCAGACGTGTTGAAATGCATCGCTTAAAAAACGGGGAAACTGATTCAAAAGCTAATTCAGACGAGGGTTTTGACAGTGAGCTTTCACCAATGGATAGAAAAATCCACCTATCTGGTTCTGCATCTGATATGATGGATGTATTAGCAAACAGTAGTGATCAGGAAATAAGATCCAATTTGGATTCGAGCATTGGGATCTGTTCCACTTCTGGAAAGCAGTCATCCAAAGAAGAGCTTCATAGATGCTACAAGAATAAACCAACACATATAATTTCAAAAGCATTCTTACCCCACTGGGTATATCGTATGTATGACTCCTATTGGCTGGCACAAAAGGCCGCAG ATATGTGGAAGCAAATAGTTGGGGTTCCTAGTATGGATAGTCTCATCAAGAAGCCGGATGTTTTATCATTTCACATCGCCAGTAAAATACCTGTTTCTGAATCTACAAGGCAAGAGCTTTTAGACATCGATGGCATAGTATATAGGCTACGCAGGGAAATTGAATTACTAGAGACCATTGATTTTATCCGATGCAGAATATGCCAA ACTACAATTGCAAAACGAAGTGATATGTTGGTGATGTCAAATGAGGGTCCTCTTGGTGCCTATGTAAATCCCGGTGGTTATGTACACGAGATAATGACTCTTTACAAGGCCAACGGTTTAGCTCTCATCGGGCCAGCAGTTACAGAATATAGCTGGTTTCCCGG ATATGCATGGACAATCGCTAACTGTGCCACATGTAGAGCTCAAATGGGATGGCTCTTTACAACCACCAACAAAAAACTAAGGCCGGATGCATTTTGGGGTATTCGGAGCTGTCAACTTGCAGAAGAAATACGCCGAAACGTTTAG
- the LOC127084154 gene encoding NADP-dependent malic enzyme — MAYVNGSVGGGVKDLYGEDSATEDQLITPWSFSVASGCTLLRDPRYNKGLAFTEKERDAHYVRGLLPPAVYTQDLQEKRLMHNLRQYDVPLHRYIALMDLQERNERLFYKLLIDNVEELLPVVYTPTVGEACQKYGSIYRRPQGLYISLKEKGKILEVLKNWPEKTIQVIVVTDGERILGLGDLGAQGMGIPVGKLSLYTALGGVRPSSCLPITIDVGTNNEKLLNDEFYIGLRQKRATGKEYAELLDEFMHAVKQNYGEKILVQFEDFANHNAFDLLDKYSSSHLVFNDDIQGTASVVLAGLLASLKLIGGTLADNTFLFLGAGEAGTGIAELIALEISKQTKAPVEETRKKIWLVDSKGLIVSSRLQSLQHFKKPWAHEHEPVKELLDAVKAIKPTVLIGSSGVGKTFTKEVVETMASLNKKPLILALSNPTSQSECTAEEAYTWSKGQAIFSSGSPFDPVEYEGKVFVPGQANNAYIFPGFGLGLIISGAIRVRDEMLLAASEALAAQLSQENYDKGLIYPPFTNIRKISANIAASVAAKTYELGLASHLPRPKDLVKYAESCMYSPGYRSYR; from the exons ATGGCTTACGTGAACGGTTCTGTCGGTGGTGGTGTTAAGGATCTCTATGGTGAAGATAGTGCTACAGAAGATCAACTCATCACACCATGGAGTTTCTCTGTGGCTAGTGGATGCACTTTGCTCAGAGATCCACGTTACAACAAAGGTCTTGCTTTCACTGAGAAAGAAAGAGATGCTCATTACGTTCGTGGCCTTTTGCCTCCCGCTGTTTACACTCAAGATCTTCAG GAAAAGAGATTAATGCATAATCTTCGCCAATATGATGTTCCTCTTCATAGGTATATAGCCTTGATGGATCTTCAG GAGAGGAATGAGAGGCTGTTTTACAAGCTTCTCATCGACAATGTCGAGGAATTGTTACCGGTTGTTTACACTCCAACTGTTGGAGAAGCATGTCAGAAATATGGAAGCATTTATAGGCGTCCTCAGGGTTTATATATCAGTTTGAAGGAGAA AGGCAAGATCCTTGAAGTTCTTAAGAACTGGCCGGAGAAAACTATTCAAGTTATTGTTGTGACAGATGGTGAACGTATATTAGGACTAGGAGATCTCGGTGCCCAG GGAATGGGAATTCCTGTTGGGAAGCTTTCTCTATATACTGCATTAGGAGGTGTTCGCCCTTCTTCG TGCTTGCCTATAACGATTGATGTTGGCACAAACAATGAGAAGTTACTGAATGACGAGTTTTATATTGGCCTTAGACAAAAGCGAGCAACCGGGAAG GAATATGCGGAGCTTCTAGACGAGTTTATGCATGCAGTTAAGCAGAACTACGGCGAGAAAATTCTCGTACAG TTCGAAGATTTCGCCAATCATAACGCGTTCGATCTTCTGGATAAATACAGCTCGTCGCATCTTGTTTTTAATGATGATATACAG GGTACAGCTTCTGTGGTATTAGCAGGATTGCTTGCTTCCCTTAAGTTGATCGGAGGAACCTTAGCTGACAACACATTCTTATTCTTGGGAGCTGGAGAG GCTGGAACTGGTATAGCAGAGTTGATAGCTCTTGAGATTTCAAAGCAG ACAAAAGCTCCGGTTGAAGAGACTCGCAAGAAGATCTGGCTTGTGGACTCCAAG GGTCTTATTGTTAGCTCTCGTCTGCAATCTCTTCAGCACTTCAAAAAGCCTTGGGCGCATGAGCATGAACCCGTGAAGGAGCTTCTAGACGCTGTCAAG GCAATCAAGCCAACCGTATTGATTGGATCATCTGGAGTAGGAAAGACATTTACCAAGGAGGTTGTTGAAACCATGGCATCCTTGAATAAG AAACCTCTCATTCTTGCACTCTCCAACCCAACTTCACAATCTGAGTGCACAGCTGAAGAAGCTTATACATGGAGCAAG GGTCAAGCAATTTTTTCTAGTGGAAGTCCATTCGATCCTGTTGAATATGAAGGAAAAGTTTTTGTTCCTGGACAG GCCAACAATGCTTACATCTTTCCTGGCTTTGGTTTGGGTTTGATCATCTCGGGTGCAATCCGTGTGCGAGACGAGATGCTCTTGGCAGCCT CTGAAGCTTTGGCTGCACAGTTATCACAGGAGAACTATGATAAGGGACTGATTTACCCTCCATTTACAAATATCAGAAAGATATCAGCCAACATTGCTGCTAGTGTTGCAGCTAAGACATACGAACTTG GTCTAGCTTCTCATTTACCTCGACCAAAGGATCTTGTCAAATACGCAGAAAGTTGCATGTATAGCCCAGGCTATCGAAGCTACCGTTAA